CCATTTCAGGTGGTTTTCttgaggaaaatatattttcatctccATCTCCAGTACATTCGGGGTTTGCCCTGGATGTCTGAAATGGACTTCAACTCTTAaaattttcctctgcaaatgtccCAGCACTGAGGAAATTTGTCcctcagctgagatcagttcccatcctgcaaggctcaggtttctgttcccatcaAACACACAAGTGGTGGCTGAAGAAAGGACCAACACAGCAGAGAAAAGCCCctgacagttcccagctgcagagcaccaTGCATTGGCCTAGAACACCCAAAGCAAGACATGAATGAGCCAGGTTAACCCCATCCCAACAGCCAGGGGTCAGGAAATTGCCTTGAGAATGAAAGAATGAGCAGTCCATGGAGTGACTCCTGCCCCAAAAGACTCATTTATGAGTCATTTATCATTTGCTGGGGCTCCCACAGAGGCCAGAGTGCAGAGAAGgaggggtttcttacctggaacACCAGCCTCGCATGTCCCTCTGCTGCTCAGATTGGCCACAAAAAAGAACCTTGATCCAGAACAAACACTGAGAGCAACAAAACACATGAAGAGTTTATTTGAGCTAATTCCCGTCTGGATAAGGAGatgttctgccccagccacctcattgttgagtccatatgtccctgcagctcccctgactcctttcctaagatgacacttgtaaaaccagttccaatcagctggctggctgagcggTTTTGACAGTCCTGATAATAACGTCACGGTGACGGTTTCAAGATCTAGGGGAGCCCTTGGGGCCTCTTGACGAAGTGGcttggctgctgtggatggggaagTTCCAGCTCGCACggggagctgtgcaagtccagccttgtgggagggctgtgtgggaatccctgcctgcatcacaatgccgctgcctggggctgctggtgcctggcagcctggctttgcactgCCTGGTGGCCTCTGACCAGGTTCCAATGGCTGTGTCACCTACCTGGGCTCAGAGTTTCtctcatctacatgggctggtgaTATACACACAACAGGGGTGAACCAAAACGTCAGTAAGTAGTAACCAAACCAACCGACCCCCCgacccagggaggagggggaacaaATAGACGAAAACCATTCCAGCTCTTCCTGTCTAGTCACATgatagcagcagagttatttccctgGAGGTATCGTTCGACAACCCCAGCTGTGGGTGCGCAGGGAAGTCAGGGCTCTAACTAGTGCAGCTCTCACCCAGCACAGGCAGGCGAGGGACCATGGCTGGCTTGAATCTCCGCAGTGTTCTGGTGACCGGGGCCAATCGAGGAATCGGTCTGGAACTCGTCAAGCAGCTTCTGGGGAACTCCAACCCaccggagtgggtctttgccacctgcCGGGACCCGATGGGAGAGCGAATGCAGGTGAGAATGGGGTGAGGGGCATGgctggaaggggaaggagaaacTACCCAAAGGACTTCCAGTCTCTGAGCACTTGGTGCAGAGACCCAcacagcagagcaggcagtgACTGCAGATGCTGCTCCGGCTGGAAGGTGCAGAGCTGCCCAAATAGTTAGTCCAACCCCTCCCTTGTCTGCCACTGCCTCAGGCCCTCTCTCTtctcacctctgctcccacacccGGCCTGGGAAACTTCAGGCTCAGAGGAGCTTCTAGGTCACAGCACCAGCTCCTTCTGCAGCTGACAAAATCCCCACTCACAAGCAGCTCATGAGAGCTTGTGACACTGCCAGCCTTCATCTGCTGGGAGGGGACTCCCCTTACCACCCGTGGGggaactgccccccaccaccttccTCCCACTCTCCATTGGTCTCCCTCCTGTCCAACTCCTAGACacgcctgctgctcccccatgccctgctcctccccagcatccccattCCCAAAGGCTCAGCCGCTTCGCACAGTCACTGTGTCTGGCCTCGCTGTGGGACACACATTTGCAGAGGGCACCGAGGGAACACAGCTGGGCTGCTGATGGGGAAGTGATTTGTGTCCATGACTCCATCGCACTGAGTTAGATGATGGCATTGGAAATGCTCAGGGGAAATTAGGAGCCTCCTGCAGCCTCAGAACCCCAGGGCAGGACACTATGAGGAGGCTTTGCAGAGGAAAGCAGTAAGGCCTGAACTTGGTGCCAAGGGGCAGTGGGGATCTGgactctgcccagcctggccctgggcgtgGGCCCAATGTCCATAACCATTAGCTTTATTCTTTCTCAGGAGTTGCAGAACCTGGAGGCCAAACATCCAAACCTGGTGACAGTTGCACTCGGTGGGtgtccagccccaggcccagagctcccctcccctctccctgctacACGTTCTCCCTCTTTCATTACACATCCCCCTTCCCAAGCCCTCCTGATCCCCGTGGGGAGAACAGGACCAGAGACAATAATCGCTGAGAGCCCAATGACACCTGACCGAGCTCCAAAGGAGGAATGTACGAATGGATAGTCTGGAGCGTGGGTTGGAGCTCCAGAGGCTGGAAAGCCCCAGAGCCACCACGTGGCAGGACTCTCCTGTGAGAATCacacatgggcagctctgtccagCATTGCCACCTCTGGGATGGATCCCCACCTGTCCAGCTGGGGAATTCTCTCACCTCCAATGCATCACAAGCAATTCTAAATCATCCACTTCCTTTGTCTATGTAAGAGCAACGCCACACGAACGAACTAATCACCGACTCCAGCACACTCACATTTTCTAGGCTACTCAGATTGTCCAAGGAACTGATCATAATTGTCTCTCTGAACTGGCCTTTCCTCttgttgctccagcacagctccccgtgcctggacccagcagcagtccccaacccccacctcctttccccaacccctctcccacctctgagcccaatggaagaagccctctggcccagggggcCGTGCTCTGGTGGGGGTGACATCGGAGAGGGGGAATCATGCTCTTGACCCCCTGCTCTGTCGCTGCAGATGTCACAGACCCAGCCAGCATCAAGGCGGCGGCAGCCAGAGTTGAGACACACCTGAAAGGCTCGGGGCTCAATCTGCTGATAAACAACGCTGGGATAGTGAAGTTGAACACGCTGGAGTCAGAGACACCagaggacatggccctggtgtacgCGACCAACGTGACGGGGCCCTTGCTGGTGAGCCAGGTAAGGGCCCTGACACAGAGCACATGGACAAATGCACCAGGGTTTGACAGTGCTTGGGCCAGGcgtcctcccttccctgggactGGGTCACTGgatcaatgtggggccttggcTGGTAGTACCACAGGCTTCAGGTGGATTATAGGACTTGAACCTCTCAGAAATGAAGACTCaccccagatccctgcatggccctggctctgcagcgcACAGAGCTTCAATCCCTCACTTTTCACACCCAGAGCGTCAGTGCAAGGACAGTGCAATGCACGAGGCCCCAGCTACCTTTCATGAGAAACCTCTGTCTCCCCAACCCTGCCATTGTGTGTAGTGTTAAGTGGCCTCTCTCcatgccccccagctggggccctgccagcagaggggcgTCTGTCTCCCCTGGGTCTGAGTGTGGCTGCAGAGTGCATCTGTGAGATGGTCTATGGCTGCCCGGGCTGAGTCTCATGgacacagggccacagccaggaaCTGGGGGGCCTGGGAACCGTGAGGACAGAAACGTGTCCTTTCTCCTTGACAAATAGTCCCCGGTGGGgtgagcagcaggaaggggctatCAGGGCTGGTTCCCTCCTTGAACAAAGGCACCGAGTGCTGGCGAGCATCTGCCTAAAGCCCCCGAaccccctgggcagcttgtgataCCCACGAGCGGAGGGCTGGGTCCGAACACCGGCAGCTGCCTGGGTGCGCGAGAGGCCGCTGGTGCCTGCTCGACCCACGCCCTGCCCCcgctcagccccttcccctgatgcccgacccaccctgcacccccactcccgcTGCATCCCCACCCTGAGGGAATTTGTGAGTCACTTGCACGAGGAGCTGGCGCTAAATCGACAGCCTGAAGAATGAGCTTTCCCCTGGGTTCACTCCAAACCCTCCTCAGCGCCGGGTGCTCAGCAGTGATGCCCCCCAAGTAGGCTCACTGTGGCTGCCGAGCCCTGGTGAACCTGAGAATGGTGGtgcacaaggggctggggggcaggacaggctcggagggctccaggctgggtagGTCCGTCACTGGCCTGCGTGCAGAGAGCAAGGCTGGCGTAGGCCGGGGAGACAGGGCTTGTGTGGCCAGGGGCCGGGGGGCTCAGGCatctgctctgcagctggcacaggtAAGTCAGCTTCACGCCAAGGGCAGGTGGTGAGGAGGTGCCTCAGAACAGGGGCAAGAGATGTGGGGAGGTTCTgtgcctctccccccacaccccggctCCTGGCTGAGCCAGATGCTGGAGCTGGATGGGCAACTCAGACGCTTTGCCCTGCCCAGGGGAGGCAGGTGTGGGAGCAGCACACAGCCTGAGTCCCTGAGCCTCGGGGCTCCTGGCCAGGACACAGGGTGGTCTCCACAGGTATCCACATGACTCTTACCCTGCCCTTTCTCTGGCTTTCAGCCTGGCCTGGGTAAAGCCTCATagctgaagagctgcagctgagccatgtGGGCAGGCGTGGGGAACCGTAGGGACATGAAGGCAGGGACATGAGCTAGGGATCATTGTTGGCTCCTGCATGGGCATGAGGAGGGTCTGCAGCTCCAcacacctgcctgcctggggctcctgctTCTGGTCTGCCTcggggctgggtgtcgggggaAGAGCGGAGACGCACCCCATTCTGGTGACCTGCCTCATGACTGCATTGCTACTCTGctgtccccactgcccaggccttcctgcccttgctgaagcaggctgcccagggaagcccccagacagggctgagctgcagcaaggcggccatcgtcaacatctccagcgaggctggctccatccagaatgtctgCGACTGGCATAAggtccaaatcatctcctatcgctgcagcaaggtacagggcacacccagcagggcctgactgctgctTGGGTTTGCTCCTTCCAGAAATTCATCTCACTCGGTGCATTCCCCATGTTCCCCATCGTACTcccaccactccagcctccagcactgtGTTTGCTGGGTCCAGCTCTTCTTCAGCTGCCTGCAATTCCAGTCAGCTTCCCATCAGAGTTCCCATCTGGTGAGAAagtttctgttgtgcctgtatccTGGCAGAGAACTCCCCATGTAGAGATGGGCCAGGGATGGCTCAGCCCCGGTCTAGCCAGTCTTGGCACAGGGAAGGGCCACTGCAGAGCTGTTAATTCTACCCCTCCCAGGGTTGGACTTACCCCATTTcgagaccatccccagttcaactcaAGGGGGCCTAGTAAAACGGAATCCAAAGGAGAATCGATGTCACATTTCCACGTTCCCCTACCCACCCTGATCCTGCATAACCAAGAATtgcctcagcacggctctcaggtgtgTTCACCTCTCACAGCCCACTGGAAGCCTCTCAGCATCAGTGGCTCGTCAAAGTGCAGCTACCTCTGCATCTCTGTGTCTTGCTGCCCTTCTTGAGAGATTGCAGCTCacactattgttttcttttcacaGGTGTTTTctagaagctgagtgcttggggggccatccaggagaaattcaaatgcagcccagctgattagcagcgcacccgcagctggcagggtatgtttttactggtggtgcccacacgcacatgccttggtgtacatacaatttattctgcacatggaaagatgaaattaaaaggaacgctGCTCTCAGACCCTTGAACACCTGTGGGAGGGTGGGTCATTTCTTAGAGGGCTCACTTCCTCCCCCAcattctgctgtctctgctcatggcatctcacctgcaggctgctctcAACATGCtccccaagtgccaggccttaggGCATGGTGGAGAtgggatcctgagtgtcgctgtccatcctggctgggtgcagacagacatggggagTTCCGGCTCCATCCAGGTAGGTGcctcgctgggagaggccagtggtagccaAGTGTTAGGAGCAGATGTTCATTGTAGGGGTAATGGCTGTGCTGGAACCCGTCCTTCTCTCCACCTCCGCCCTGCGTGGAGGGATcgtgtcccactcagatgccctcagggattccatgctgtgctctgggcttccaacctcctgctgccgcttgcttggttcctcaagctgctggcatccccgagtgaaggtgagcagagctgctgctgcttttgctgtgGGGTTTTTATGGGCACCAGCTCACAGGTACTTGCATGCACTCATGTCTGTGCTCTCCACCCAGTATCTTCATGTACCCCAAAGCCCAACTCCTAGCCTGGACCCTGGACCACTTCTACTGCCCACTCTCCAGCCAAGAGCTAaaacccactccagctccccagcccagagcctggactcccatcctcacacccaccctccagtcctgagcaccttccacaccTGCAGCCCAAATCCCTAACTTCCAGCTTTtccctaaagcccaaactcccaggcagagccctcacactgctgcaccccaaccctctgtcccagcccagagcccctcccccattcaCACCCCTTGACCACACTCCCACAGCATGAATTGTGTTacgtgcaccagggtgaaggtcatgcatcacaacacagctgtgttttgcacacccctctgccttgggacacacaagaaaattcatgccactcaggggagggacaattcaagggaactccagctgggccaagggCTCAACTTCGTCCTGTCTCTGggcccctggggtcctgggatGCTCCCAAAGTCAGCTCCCCcacctcactctgcttccccccacccacaggccccagtgacggtggaggcgagtgtcagagggatgctgcacgtgctctccacgctctgcgagaaggacaatggaggctttgtgaactgggaagggaaagttcttccttggtgagatgctcccagccctgcgccaagagccctgggccaggcttttccagtgaccgtgctgtcagctgtgcctctggcctcaataaacccactgagctaacgcaggGGCCCTGATTGAGCCTGGCCTGGTCTCTCCTGTCCTGGAAgccaccagctgcacctgggTGGAGATGCCATGTGACCACTGGTACCTCCCTCCACAGCCAAAGCCCAGAGCTGgtctgtgaggcaggagctttgggtgtccagctgggagagggtggctgagagtgaggaaaacacccaggacctcactgctgcagggaagaggcccagggagagctGACAGGCAATGACACCCCTTCTCCCGCACTTGTGCAGTATATTGAATTAGCCACCCTGAGTTATCTTGGCCAATGCTACCTAACCTGGGCCAAGAGCCCCTGCCCCCGAGGCAgcgcagggggcactgggagggggaggccaggagcctctggatacactgggtgtctctcttcatcagtctgtcatacaggaggattgtctgggcacagctgagaaagccaaaccagggcaaattgctaacACAGTGTGTCCCGGTGTGGGCCAGGGTGTGCCCcaactggggtggagcaggccacaagacctccccaactctcagccctgccttgttctgggcaggcagcagtccccatagggcccagtcctccttatctgggctgcaggtgggcagaatATGGGCCCTGGCCCTGAGGCAGGATTGGCCACATCCCACTTAGGCAGTCAAGGTGTAAGCCACAGACCTAGGTCAGGGCAGGGTCACAGTTGATTAGTCAGGCTCAACCccttcagcagggcagggcacacacagtctgtgtagcagccctggatctggggcagggctgggccacctttaatcaggctcagcaccttgttagcagcttgtgagcagccacggctaacctgcctttgctttgaagtagcccaggcactttgaagtaccggcgggttactCACTGTGAcagacaagctggcacttccaagtttgtaGCTTCAAAGTTGCgcgggggggtgcggggaggagagagaattagcttaatgaagtgctgcatttgcattacagcacttcattagtaatctcccaacaccctatttcccatgctcccttccaagatgggagccagtgcagacacagcctgagatacCCGGGCAGGTTACTGAACGAAtttagaaatagtggatggcttttttcGAGGtctttaaacctcattctactaggaatagtgcctattccaaaagagagaatggggctgtatggacagataactggggctctttcaaagaatagtttattccgaaataatgctgctgtatcgCCATAGCGCCAGTGTGcttcaagggctctaatctgaactaGGCTGTCTTGTGTGGGGACGTGCTGTTTTccaataggttttgtttattctgggccTTCCTTGGTGCGTGAAGGCGTTATTAtcaaatggcttatttgggaggaataattctgaaataagctgttctgaaataactctgtagtgcagacaaacctggaaaacctctgccctggggaataacagcggtggtgaactggcaatgtgtaaagacaaattcctgattacaaccagtcacagtgtgggattattttgggtgtgtggacactacagagtttatatatatatatatatatatatatatatatatacgtatgAGGATACACATGTCACGGAagtgtaagggacctcaggaggtcattaaatccagtcctctgccctcctggcaggacctaacaccttccctgacaggcattatttttttttatctctatatagggcttgtctacactacctctccctccctacttggaagggagcatggtacgTAGGGTGTagggagattgttaatgaagtgctgtgctgcacaggcagcgcttcgttaagctaattcccccccaccagcaactcTTTAGTGTCGGCTGGTGTGTAGCTGGGGCTCACCTGCCCGTACTTTGCACTGCCTGGGGTACCCCAAAGTCCCCTGAGTCCTCAAAGTTTGGaggagtttaacactttggagttgccgggggcgagggagaattagctgaatgaggtgctgcgtatgcagcacagcacttcattgatgaCGTCCTCACGCCCTGCTTAccagcctccctttgaaggagggcagtggtggagacagacccatttgccccagactcctaaatggctcccctcaagggctgagctcacccccctgggttgaacaggccaatgctcaaagcactgagctcacCGGCCTGCAGAGCAGGACCTTGGAAAcgagcaagaggcagctgcagggcccctggccactgaatgagatttcctcccctcccccaccagcctggcttcccctttcagactctctcacccatcccccactgctctgagcccagctgggggttccctcagccccggctgccccttgccagctgtcctgggccctgcagtgggtccctcagatcctgtctctcccgcccctccccagtgctctgatccccttgtcccctcagaccctgccaacccccccactgcccttttcccctcctccctcagccacaagccctgcccgggttccccttcacacctgccacccgtCCCCCCTGGCAcccggcctccccctccctctgcactgtttgtcacccactgaggtcttgggccctgccacaggctgtgtcagaacagagacagcccgtgggtgcagcccctgcctggggggatcctGCGTCTCTGTCTTCACGTGCCGCTGCTTCCAGAAGTGGCGTAATAATGAGCTGTCCAGGAGATGCGAATGGGGCATGGATGGAAATGTTCTGTTCCTCATTATCATATGGGCGCATGATTGGgagcccagaagaagctcttccaaactccaaaacacACGTTCAGACGCGCGTCCCACGGGGATCTTACAGAAGGAAACGCTCCCTCCAGAAGcccctgctgtatttgatcatctctcccacgagcttatcatttccagggcttttgtttttctttagtcgtctcactgctctttctgcttcctccttttaAACACCAGATGAAGCTCAGCTCTGTgcacacacctgactccctgccagccccaactcctgggcctgcccagctttgatggAGTTTGGATCTTGTAATGCATGGGAGCAAGCTGAGCTTGTTCTGGGTGGAGTCACATGGACCAGGCAGGTAAAGAGTGGTGAAGGACTGAGCCCAGCCGCACCAGCCCCCTGAGCTGGTGAATCTCACTCCaaccaggagggagtgtggggaagtccTTGGCAAGGTGAAgtcaggtgcagctggtgtgtggggctgtttggttttaattttgtctAAAATTGTGAGAAGTGACGTTCGCTTTTTGTCAGAAGCCGGATTTGTTTTGCAAGGCcaagtgttgctcagggagcaagaagtcttgagttgaactccctgatgctccccCCCAAAGAGTGTGTTTGTTGCTGTCCCTGACCTTGCGTTGCTTATATTTTTCTTAcacacagtgtggtttgtgatctgtcctgagtgtgtagttggtttcttgctccaaagctgtgaggagagcttggaaatgaccttggaaaggtgaagttaagtGTAGGATTTATCAGAGCACTTGGGGTTTATTGAAACCTGATTCTGTGGAAAGCCCAGTGCTTAATTTTTCAAGcagggcttgttggtctaggggtatgattctcccttcgggtgggagaggtcctgggttcaactcccagacaagcccttgttcTATTGTTGTGTAATAGCTGATCCAGACAGTTTCAGGGTTCTTGTCCTCTTGTGTGATTttcctctgttcatttgctcagtgAAATGCAACAGCCACTTGtttctggatggctcagctcgagcatcagctctgtcaagagatggtcctgccagtgactacacccctcctgttcactgtgGCAGCCCCTCTGGGTGGTAGAAACTGCCACTGTCTGGCTTCTGACTCCCCTTTTGTCTGGATGagacccctcggggtcttctccccaggacgggctggaaggactgtctctggctgctgtactgtcgcttctgtgagaagctgggcatctgttgcctaataaacctcctgttgtacctgctgagtgagtgtcactcctgccagtggacggggtgcagtgcagggggacccctgaaccccatcacacgctCTCATGAAGTGTATTGAATCAGCCACCCCGAGCTATCCCGGCCAATGCAACCTAACCTGGGCTGagaatcccctgcccccagggcagcccacagGGCACGAGGatggggaggccaggagcctctggataCACTGGGGCTCTCTCTTCATGAGTCTGTCATACAGGAGGattctctgggcacagctgagagagccaaagcagggcaaattgcttaaaactgatTGCAGAGGTGTGGGCCAGGggtgtgccccatctggggtggagcaggcctgcctggttctgggcaggcagctgtctccaaagggcccagtcctccttaacggggctgcaggtgggcagaatATGGACCCTGGCCCTGGGACAGGATTGGCCACATCCCACATAGGCAGTCAAGGTGTAAGGGCAGGGCCACAGTTCATTAGTCAGGCTCAACCCCTACATCAGGGGAgggcacacacagtctgtgtagcagccctggctctggggcagggctgggccatctttaatcaggctcagcaccttgttagcagcttGTGTGCAGCCACGGCTAAGCTGCCattgctttgaagtagcccaggcactttgaagtaccggcaggttagccactGCGAgagacaagctggcacttccaagtttgcagCT
The Carettochelys insculpta isolate YL-2023 chromosome 33, ASM3395843v1, whole genome shotgun sequence DNA segment above includes these coding regions:
- the LOC142005139 gene encoding C-signal-like, which codes for MAGLNLRSVLVTGANRGIGLELVKQLLGNSNPPEWVFATCRDPMGERMQELQNLEAKHPNLVTVALDVTDPASIKAAAARVETHLKGSGLNLLINNAGIVKLNTLESETPEDMALVYATNVTGPLLVSQAFLPLLKQAAQGSPQTGLSCSKAAIVNISSEAGSIQNVCDWHKVQIISYRCSKAALNMLPKCQALGHGGDGILSVAVHPGWVQTDMGSSGSIQAPVTVEASVRGMLHVLSTLCEKDNGGFVNWEGKVLPW